A section of the Phacochoerus africanus isolate WHEZ1 chromosome 4, ROS_Pafr_v1, whole genome shotgun sequence genome encodes:
- the LSM4 gene encoding U6 snRNA-associated Sm-like protein LSm4 isoform X2, which produces MLVELKNGETYNGHLVSCDNWMNINLREVICTSRDGDKFWRMPECYIRGSTIKYLRIPDEIIDMVKEEVVAKGRGRGGLQQQKQQKGRGMGGAGRGVFGGRGRGGIPGTGRGQPEKKPGRQAGKQ; this is translated from the exons ATG TTGGTAGAGCTCAAAAACGGGGAGACATATAATGGGCACCTGGTGAGCTGTGACAACTGGATGAACATCAACTTGCGTGAGGTGATCTGCACATCCAGG GACGGGGACAAATTCTGGCGGATGCCCGAGTGTTACATCCGTGGCAGCACCATCAAGTACCTCCGCATCCCTGACGAGATCATCGACATGGTCAAGGAGGAGGTGGTGGCCAAGGGCCGTGGCCGCGGTGGCctgcagcagcagaagcagcaaaaGGGCCGTGGTATGGGGGGTGCTGGAAGAG GTGTGTTTGGTGGCCGGGGCCGAGGTGGGATCCCAGGCACTGGCAGAGGTCAGCCAGAAAAGAAGCCGGGCAGACAGGCGGGGAAACAGTGA
- the LSM4 gene encoding U6 snRNA-associated Sm-like protein LSm4 isoform X1, whose protein sequence is MLPLSLLKTAQNHPMLVELKNGETYNGHLVSCDNWMNINLREVICTSRDGDKFWRMPECYIRGSTIKYLRIPDEIIDMVKEEVVAKGRGRGGLQQQKQQKGRGMGGAGRGVFGGRGRGGIPGTGRGQPEKKPGRQAGKQ, encoded by the exons ATG CTTCCCTTGTCGCTGCTGAAAACAGCTCAGAATCACCCAATG TTGGTAGAGCTCAAAAACGGGGAGACATATAATGGGCACCTGGTGAGCTGTGACAACTGGATGAACATCAACTTGCGTGAGGTGATCTGCACATCCAGG GACGGGGACAAATTCTGGCGGATGCCCGAGTGTTACATCCGTGGCAGCACCATCAAGTACCTCCGCATCCCTGACGAGATCATCGACATGGTCAAGGAGGAGGTGGTGGCCAAGGGCCGTGGCCGCGGTGGCctgcagcagcagaagcagcaaaaGGGCCGTGGTATGGGGGGTGCTGGAAGAG GTGTGTTTGGTGGCCGGGGCCGAGGTGGGATCCCAGGCACTGGCAGAGGTCAGCCAGAAAAGAAGCCGGGCAGACAGGCGGGGAAACAGTGA